In Oscillatoria sp. FACHB-1407, the sequence GTGATGCCTGTACCGTGAGCAGGGTCAGCCAGACCGCCAAATAGCTCGTCTACCAGGGCTTCAGAGCCTTCTGTAAGGGGTGGCTCAAACTCTGTCTCTACCGATGGTTCAAGGGGCGATCGCTCTGATTCTACGATTGGCTCAAACGTTTCCAACTCAGAAAAGTCCAGCCTAGAGGTATCTTCAGCAATACCTGCAACACTATCTTGTTCAACTGAGTCAAGTGATTCTTGCCCCGCATCTGCAACATGCTGATCAACGGGTTCCACATCGGGGTCTGATGGGTCAGCTTGAATTGCCGTAGACCCAAATAAGCTCTCATAGAGTTCGCTCATTTCATCGTCATATCCCTCCTGGTCGGGGGAGATGATGACGGGTTCAGTGTTTGTCGTCTCGGTGGATGATCCAGGCTCATCAGACTGCAACTCAGCACTCAATTGGTTGAGTAAGTCAAGGGTTGAATCTCCCTCTAGCTCTGGCTCAACAAACATCTCTCCTTCTGCGAAATCGACAGCGGAATCCAGGTCAGCTTCCAGTTGAGCGATGTCATCATCACTGACCTGAAACGAGGTCAACGGTTGATCGACCTGGAAGAAGGTGATGTCATCATCCACCTCAAATGCCGGGAAGCCTGGATTAGCTGATTCGCTGACAGTTGTTGGTAATTGCTCCAGGTCTAAATTGTCGAGATCGATATCGTCCAGATTAATCGCCGTTGGAGCAGGTGGTTGAATCGACGTGGTTGGCGGTTGAATGATGGTGGCAGGCTCGTCTGACTGAAGTTCATTCAACAGCAGATCGATCGGATCGTTAGATGCAGGGTCTGCATCCTCCGTCACAGGTGCCATATCCAGCACAAAGGGTGATCCTTGCGTTATTTGGGAAGGAGTGCGCTCATCCTCTGGAGTGGTCACCGCAGGCAAAGGACGACCTGTTGCTGCCCAGTCGGTTGTTTGCAGTGAAGACTGTAAGTATGTTGATGCCTCTCGACCCAGTTGTTGCGCCAAACGATTGACCAACGCCGCAAACATCGCTTCGCCCTGTTGACCCAGGTTATGCATCTTATCTAGACCCTGGCTCAACGAGTCTTGATAGCTTTGAATGTTGCTTTGTAGCGACTCAAAAATGACTCGCAGCGTCGAGTCGAGCTTGAGCAACAGTTGATCCGATTGAGATTGCAGAGTTTGGATCTGCTCTAGTCGCTGTTGCGCACTGAGCACAGGTTGATAGGAGACTCCAGTTTCGGGATGCACCTCGGTTGTCAGTGGCGTACTGCCCAGCAATGCCCGCTCCTGGGCTGATTGTGCCTCTAGACTGGCAACCATTTGAGCGACCTGCCCAGTCAGATTCTCCTGCAATCGCCCCATGAGGGACTGCAAAAACTCAGTAATAATTTGTTGTTGACTTTGGGCGGGAGGTAATGCCTGTTGACGTTGTGCCTCTAGCATTCGCACTTCTTGCAATAGAGCCTCTCGTTGGAGCTGCAATTGCTCCACGTCATTTCGCAGGGGCTGCATTACGTTGGCACGCAGGTAGCTCATCTCTTGCAACACTGCTTGCAGAACCTGCTGAGCCGACTCAACTGCTGGGGCTTGCCCTTGAGGATAGGCGAGATTGTAAGCCAGTGGGCTGCTGGGCAACGCTGGACTACCCGGTTCAGGAATGTCTTGCTGAAGCGAAAGAAGATACCTGCGAGTTTGTTCTAGAACCTGACGTTGTTGATCAGCATCACCTGCCATGACCCACGGTAAGCGTGGACTTGGCTTGCTTAATACTTCATCAATCTCATTAATCAGTGCTTGAATTTGAGCTTTATGAGAAGTCACGATAAAAGTTCCCAACGATAAAGCCTTGCAAAGATATAGATGCTGAAATGCAAAGGCTGCTACTGCTTAAATATTAATTTGGTTTTTCCACATGGGATTCAAATTTAGCCTTACATTACCCTTTTTATTAGATTTTTAGTGTAGTTTTTTTGAGTGATTTCGGCTTTGAATGAAATCTTATCAAAACTGGCAAGGGATCAGTCAATTTTATGTCAGATGTCAATCTTTAAGATAAAGAATGGAGAGTGCTCTGATGTTTAAAGCCGTGCATTTAAAGAAGTGATTCAGATAATTCTCGGTGTTTGACCAGTCATTTGCGATGACCTGTAGGAGCGACTGCTTTGCATTGCCCAATTGTTTTGTAGGAGAAAGGTTGTGTCAGATTCTCCTAGCTTCTGCTCTAATCAAAATGTTAGCAAAGCCGTGAAAGTTGTCACAATTGAGGCATATGATTTGGTTTCTCCTGTGTTTTGCTTGCTTCTGTGTTGGATGCACCTGACTTAAGCCTGGGACTGCATTAAGCCTATGACTGTTGGACAGCGATCGCCTTCTCGGTTTCGATTTGTGAAGTGGTTTGCCCCACTCATGGGGGTTCTGCTGCTATTGAATGTAGCCAGTTTTTGGGTGGCTGAGAGGTTTTGGTTTCAAGAAGTGGGTTACACCGCCATCTTTAACCGTCGCTTCGTCACCCAAACTCTCCTGGCCGTAATCGTTTTTGGGGTGAGTTTGGGCTTGTTGGGGAGCCATTTGGCGATCGCTATCCAGCAGTCCAGGCATGGTTCCCCTGGTACACGCACTCAGACCTCGAGTGGTTCTCTACGGCTGCGGTGGCTGCTGCTGATCGGGCTGGGGTTGAGTGGCTTGATGGTGATGCTATTGTTCTATCACGCTCAGATTGCGGCGAGGTATTGGCGTCCTGATTGGAGCCCTGCGTTCATGCCTGATACCGTTCCAGCGTGGTTTAGCCCAGACGCTGTGTGGCAGATGTTGCAACCCCTGCCAACTCTGGGAAGCGGGCAGTGGGGGTGGGTTGCGTTGTTGGTTGGAGGGGCGATCGCCCTGTTGATTTACCCTCGTGTGTTGTTAAGCGGCATTGCGCTGGCAGCCAGTTTTGGGTTTGCGCTAATTGTCTCAAACCATTGGGCGACGGTGTTAGCCGCGATTTACAGAACACCCTTTGGGCAGGTTGATCCAGCCTTTCAGCAAGAGATTAGCTTTTTTGTGTTTTCGCTGCCAGTATGGCAGTTGTTGAGCTTTTGGCTAGTCGGGTTGTTTGCGTTGGCGTTGTGCTCCGTCAGCTTGCTCTATTTCCTGGCAGCCAATAGCCTCAGCGAAGGTGAGTTTCGGGGGTTTTCTGAAGCCCAATATCGCCATTTGTTAACGGTTGGGGGGTGTCTCTTGTGGGCGATCGCCCTGAGTCACTGGCTCGATCGCTACAACTTGCTCTATTCCGATCGGGGCGCGGTCTATGGTGCCAGCTATACGAATATCGCTGTGGATTTACCGGGGCGGTTGGTGTTGGCGGGTATGGCGATTGGGTTGGGGGCGATCGCACTTTGGTCGGGTATGTTGAACCGTAAACCCCTGCTCAAACCTCCGGCTAAGCCTCCGACTCGGCTCAGCCTTCGCAAGACTGCTCGTGCTCATAGCCCCCGGTTTTATCCAGAGCGGTTCTGGCTTTATGGAGTGGGGTTGTATGTGGGGCTGTGGGCGATCGCCACATTCGTATTGCCACTGGCGGTGCAGCGATTGGTGGTGCAACCCAATGAGTTGAGTCTAGAGCGACCCTACATTCTACGGACACTAGCCGCGACTCGGCAGGCGTTTAACCTGGAGCCGATTGATACCGCTACCTTTAACCCGCAGTATGTGCTCAACGAAGAGGCACTGCAACGAAATCGCCTCACTATTGACAATATTCGGTTATGGGATACGCGCCCACTCCTGGAGAGCAATCGCCAGCTTCAGCGAATCCGTCCCTACTATGAATTTCCCGATGCTGATATCGATCGCTATACCCTGCCCATGGGAAATGGCACCACGATGCAACAGCAGGTATTGATCTCGGCGCGTGAGTTGGACTATCGATCGGTTCCCACAGAGGCGCAAACCTGGGTTAATCAACATTTGATTTACACCCATGGCTATGGGTTTACCCTCAGCCCGGTCAATACGGCAGGAGAAGGTGGCTTACCCGATTACTTCATTCAGGGCATTGAGCAGACCATCACCGACGAGCGGATTCGAGCGGTTGTGCCCGTCAGTGATCCGCAGATTTATTATGGCGAAATTACTGACAACTATGTCATGACGGGGACTCGCATTCAGGAGTTGGACTATCCCAGTGGTAGCGATAACGTCTACAACACCTATGACGGTTTTGGGGGCGTTAGACTGGGCAATTTCTGGCAGCGACTGCTCTACGCTAAACATATGCGCGATTGGCGAATTCTCCTGGCAGACAGCCTGACCCCTCAAACTCGCCTGTTGTTTCGACGGCAAATTGTTGATCGAGTCAGGGCGATCGCCCCTTTCCTGCGCTATGACGCTGATCCCTACCTTGTGGTCGCTAACGCCGATGGAGCCGAAACGATGATGAGTCGTAGACAGGATGGGGTTAACGCCAGCACAGCCGCTCCTCATTATCTGTACTGGATCTTGGATGCTTACACCACCAGCGATCGCTATCCCTATTCCGATCCCGGTGAAAACGAATTCAACTACATCCGCAACTCTGTCAAAGTGGTGATTGATGCCTATCACGGCTCCGTTAACTTCTTTGTTGCAGATTGGTCTGACCCTATCGTGCAAACCTGGAATCGGGCTTTTCCTGGGATGCTGCAATCGCTTGACCAGTTGCCCGCTGCCCTACACAGTCACATCCGCTACCCCGAAGACCTGTATCGGGTGCAATCTAACCAACTCATGGTCTACCACATGACCGATCCCCAGGTGTTTTATAACCGGGAAGACCAGTGGCGTGCCCCCAACGAGATTTATGGCGATGAGCAGCAATTGGTAGAACCTTACTATCTGATCATGAAGCTCCCGGCAGGCAGCAGCGAGGAGTTCATCTTGTTTCGTCCTTACACCCCGGCGCAACGCACCAACTTGATAGCATGGCTCGCCGCCCGCTCTGATGGTGAGAACTACGGCAAAATGCTGCTCTATCGTTTTCCTAAGCAGGAGTTAGTCTATGGTCCAGAACAGCTAGAAGCCCGCATCAACCAAGACCCCGTTATCTCTCAGCAGATTTCTTTGTGGAATCGGCGTGGCTCACGAGCCTTGCAGGGTAACCTGTTGGTGATCCCAATTGAGCGATCGCTGTTGTACGTTGAACCCCTCTATCTAGAGGCTGAACAAAATCGTCT encodes:
- a CDS encoding UPF0182 family protein; this translates as MTVGQRSPSRFRFVKWFAPLMGVLLLLNVASFWVAERFWFQEVGYTAIFNRRFVTQTLLAVIVFGVSLGLLGSHLAIAIQQSRHGSPGTRTQTSSGSLRLRWLLLIGLGLSGLMVMLLFYHAQIAARYWRPDWSPAFMPDTVPAWFSPDAVWQMLQPLPTLGSGQWGWVALLVGGAIALLIYPRVLLSGIALAASFGFALIVSNHWATVLAAIYRTPFGQVDPAFQQEISFFVFSLPVWQLLSFWLVGLFALALCSVSLLYFLAANSLSEGEFRGFSEAQYRHLLTVGGCLLWAIALSHWLDRYNLLYSDRGAVYGASYTNIAVDLPGRLVLAGMAIGLGAIALWSGMLNRKPLLKPPAKPPTRLSLRKTARAHSPRFYPERFWLYGVGLYVGLWAIATFVLPLAVQRLVVQPNELSLERPYILRTLAATRQAFNLEPIDTATFNPQYVLNEEALQRNRLTIDNIRLWDTRPLLESNRQLQRIRPYYEFPDADIDRYTLPMGNGTTMQQQVLISARELDYRSVPTEAQTWVNQHLIYTHGYGFTLSPVNTAGEGGLPDYFIQGIEQTITDERIRAVVPVSDPQIYYGEITDNYVMTGTRIQELDYPSGSDNVYNTYDGFGGVRLGNFWQRLLYAKHMRDWRILLADSLTPQTRLLFRRQIVDRVRAIAPFLRYDADPYLVVANADGAETMMSRRQDGVNASTAAPHYLYWILDAYTTSDRYPYSDPGENEFNYIRNSVKVVIDAYHGSVNFFVADWSDPIVQTWNRAFPGMLQSLDQLPAALHSHIRYPEDLYRVQSNQLMVYHMTDPQVFYNREDQWRAPNEIYGDEQQLVEPYYLIMKLPAGSSEEFILFRPYTPAQRTNLIAWLAARSDGENYGKMLLYRFPKQELVYGPEQLEARINQDPVISQQISLWNRRGSRALQGNLLVIPIERSLLYVEPLYLEAEQNRLPILARVIVAYGDRITMAETLEQALDAVFASDAPETPAIIRPLEEDVVEP